A genomic region of Pseudomonas migulae contains the following coding sequences:
- a CDS encoding NAD(P)/FAD-dependent oxidoreductase, with product MANTPYPESYYAASANAVPPRPALQGDVETDVCVIGAGYTGLSSALFLLENGFKVTVLEAAKVGFGASGRNGGQIVNSYSRDIDVIERTVGPKQAQLLGQMAFEGGRIIRERVAKYNIQCDLKDGGVFAAITAKQMGHLESQKRLWERFGHTQLELMDQKRIREVVNCDQYIGGMLDMSGGHIHPLNLALGEAAAVESLGGTIYEQSPAVRIERGASPVVHTPEGKVRAKFIIVAGNAYLGNLVPELAAKSMPCGTQVITTEPLNDELAKSLLPQDYCVEDCNYLLDYYRLSGDKRLIFGGGVVYGARDPANIEAIIRPKMLKAFPQLKDVKIDYAWTGNFLLTLSRLPQVGRLGDNIYYSQGCSGHGVTYTHLAGKVLAEALRGQAERFDAFAGLPHYPFPGGQLLRTPFAALGAWYYGLRDKFGY from the coding sequence GTTACACCGGTCTGTCCTCTGCCCTGTTTCTGCTGGAGAACGGATTCAAGGTCACGGTGCTGGAAGCCGCCAAGGTGGGTTTTGGCGCGTCGGGCCGCAACGGTGGCCAGATCGTTAACAGCTACAGCCGCGATATCGATGTGATCGAACGCACCGTCGGCCCCAAGCAGGCGCAGTTGTTGGGGCAGATGGCGTTCGAGGGCGGACGGATCATTCGTGAGCGGGTCGCCAAATATAATATTCAGTGCGACCTGAAGGACGGTGGTGTGTTCGCCGCGATCACCGCCAAGCAGATGGGCCATCTGGAATCGCAGAAGCGTCTATGGGAACGCTTCGGTCACACGCAGCTTGAGCTGATGGATCAGAAGCGCATCCGTGAAGTGGTGAACTGCGATCAATACATCGGCGGCATGCTCGACATGAGCGGCGGGCACATTCATCCGCTGAACCTGGCGCTCGGCGAAGCAGCGGCGGTCGAGTCGCTGGGCGGCACTATTTATGAGCAATCACCGGCAGTGCGCATCGAGCGTGGCGCAAGCCCGGTGGTGCATACGCCTGAGGGCAAGGTCAGGGCCAAGTTCATCATCGTCGCGGGCAACGCCTACCTTGGCAATCTGGTGCCGGAGCTTGCCGCCAAGTCGATGCCTTGCGGCACTCAGGTCATCACCACCGAACCCTTGAACGATGAATTGGCGAAAAGCCTGCTGCCCCAGGATTATTGCGTCGAAGACTGCAACTACCTGCTCGACTACTATCGCCTCAGCGGTGACAAGCGCCTGATTTTCGGTGGCGGCGTGGTGTACGGCGCGCGGGACCCGGCGAACATCGAGGCGATCATCCGGCCGAAGATGCTCAAGGCGTTCCCGCAACTCAAGGACGTGAAGATCGATTACGCCTGGACCGGCAATTTCCTGCTGACCCTATCGCGCCTTCCGCAGGTCGGGCGCCTGGGCGACAACATTTATTATTCCCAGGGTTGCAGCGGTCACGGTGTGACGTACACGCATCTGGCGGGCAAGGTATTGGCCGAAGCATTGCGCGGTCAGGCGGAGCGTTTTGATGCGTTTGCTGGCTTGCCGCACTATCCGTTTCCGGGTGGACAATTGCTGCGCACGCCGTTTGCGGCGTTGGGCGCGTGGTATTACGGGTTGCGGGACAAGTTCGGGTACTGA